The region gggggtggtggagactgagggggcgtggcctcacatccatcttacaacttggagaagtcacaatgtattgtgtatctatctcttaaaatatatatttatattgtggttgttctagtatgattttgtgtttgcagatatccatttgtccagaaaatatgatgtttttgtgcaaattacctgactaatgtttgtaatgaacaagttgaaaatgtgacaaaaaacaaaacactgatttcaaaacaacagcatgtcactaaaaatatataaaatgggaaaacagcgtgtgttttgtattctttattcatgtacctttcagaaaatatatacttttatgggtctttctccagtaacaaagagcacagaattttttgaaaatttatacccgttttttgtgaaaaaaccctggcaaatagatttcacttaaatcttattttcctggcagcgaaagggttaatatcaaaaacaaaacacacacacacaaaaacaacaaaacacaaacaaaccgcGTGTAAAGAAAATCACATGTTATAACAGTTGTAATATGGGCATGTTTTCCTTTTGAGTTGTAAATagtcaacaataataaaatcaaaaatgGATAATGATTGCAACTTATATTCTGAGGGCTATCATTGCAGGCAGAACTACACACTGCTTGTATGTATCCTCAGATTCTTTTGTGAGATGGttatacatataatgatatattttttttctatgccAAAAAAGTAGATATGATCATATTTAATGGTTTATAGTAATAATGTAAGCAGTCATTCAGTTTTGAGGCCTGTTTTCATATTTACCATATCCCGAGCAAATAAAAGCAGTATATATCTTCTCTTCTACACATTATTACTGGCTGATTGAGTAAATATCTTTACCCgctgacaaaaaaaacactgtGAACCTCGCAGTAATAGTACTATTACAAGTAAGAAACACTCATTTCCATAAACTAGagatataaatgccattattttCCTGTTAagattcaccttatttattgacaACACAGAGACAGGCTTTAACATAAGTTTCTATTGCCAGTTATGTACCAAAAGACGTTATATGACAGAAAAGTATTGGCACTGTTACAATTTAAATGACAATATTCTAAATTTCAAATAAAGTATAGATAATGAAATGGTTGTCATCACCACATCTACCCATTATCAATAAGGTTTCTAAGAACATTTCTGAATTTGTAAAACTTAAAAATTATATGATTTTAAAGCATAATTGAATCTTTCAATGTTGCTTCAAGACATACCCAACAAATCACCTGAAATTTAAATCAACTGTCCTAAATCATGTAAATGTCTTTTTTTATCCTGCGCCCctctaaaaaaaattatttcagttAATGACAATAATTAATAACAAATTCAGcaagaaaaatttaaaaagtttATAAATTATTTTATCTTTTACGATGACTTGGGTATCACCAGGTGAAAGAGGCTGGAAAAACACAGATTAAGTCAGATAAATAACAGAGACAGATTCTACACACTTACAAACTGAtaataaaatatatgaaaaatcATAATTCTAAatttaaagaatatatatatatatatatatatatatatatataaaagaaggaagaagaagaaaaaacaacaacacagtttaAAAGCAAAACCTTGGCTTTACAAATCAAACCTACAAGTAGAAACACTGTATTGCTCTGCAGTATTCATAAACTCACTTGTTAATCACCATTTTAGAGACAAGTAATAATTAACAGAGAAAAATAACAGTCAGTAGAATGTTGCTGTCATTTGTAGACAGAGGGATGTCCCAGTTGCTGCCTGTGGCCCAGTGATGCTGTCCATGGCAGACACCCTAAGCTTTCAGTTCCAGGAGAGGGACACATTCAAATAAACATTAtagattataaaataaaataaaataaataaaaagatgaagaagaagaaaaacagtttAGAAGCAAAACCTTGGCTTTACAAATCAACCCTACAAGTAGAAACACTGTATTGCTCTGCTACAATATTCATTAACTTACTTGTTAATCACCATTTTAGAGACAAGTGATTAATATCAACAGAGAAAAGTAAGAGGCAGTAGAACGTTGCTGCAGTCTGTAGACCGAGGGATGTCCCAGTCATTGCCCCTGGCCCAGTGATGTAGTCAAAGGTAGACAACCTAAGCTTTCAGGAGAGGGGCAAGTTTTCCGCTTCTGTCCAGACTCACcacatcatctcctcctccaatGAACTTTTCATTTACAAAGACCCGAGGCACCTGAAACAATAACCAGGAACAGCAAAAAATTTAACCCACAATGAAAACATACTAAGCATCTCATCATCAAGGTCTTCAGTTAACAATAATCAGGTCTCCAAAGGAACTTCACTATCCAAAGAGAAAAATCATCCCCACTTTCATTCATTTCCCAGATTACAAATGCACATAGTATAATTGAATTACTTTTTAGTAGTGCCTGCTCTTATTTGATATATCAAAAGTTAAGGTTTAAAGGTCCCTTCTAGAGCCAtttggacagtgaattcatatccactgtgtctggggctgagCACACAACCAGAACCCTCACCTTAAGCTGTTTTAATCTTTCCCAACCAAAGTCAGTCCCAATTCACACATGAGTGGAAAGAAGAAAATCAGTGTGAAGTGTTTTTTTCCAAGAGACATCATGTTGAACTGGGGCCTTGTAGAAAGCTCTTCCAAACCACAATAATTCCTTAGTTGTTACTGAAGTTTGGAGTGGGGACTGCCAACACGTCCATCATTCCATGTCTCCATGAATCTGCCTGTACCAAATAAGACTCATCAGAGGCAAGGACATGGACTGTCAGGGAATCGAAACTGGGTCATCATGAGAACAGGACATGAAACATGAGAGGCCACTGAATTTGCACTTATTTTTCTGCATTTCAAATTAAATATGCCCAAGGATGCTGACAACACAGCTATGAAGTGAGATCAATTATGTACTTACACTAGTTGCAGTTTCATGATTGATTATAAACTAATTGACCAtcgcagtagccaagtggttaaagcgttggactttcaatctgagggtcccaggtttgaatcttagTAACGGCGCCCGgtcagtaaagggtggagatttttccaatctcccaggtcaacaaatgtgcagacctgcttgtgcctgaactcccatcatgtgtgtgtatacgcaagcagaagatcaaatacacacgttaaagatcctgtaatccatgtcagctttcggtgggttatggaaacaagaacatacccagcgtgcacacccttgaaaacagagtatggctacctacatggtggggtaaaaatggtcatgcatgtaaaagcccactcatgtatatgtatacaagtgaacatgggagttgcagcccacgaacgaaaaagaagaaaaaccaattAAAGGAAAATTTATGAGTGTCCTTCTACAAAGTATATAAACATatgggcaatattaacatttttacccatccactcttcgatgttgaagtcagaaataaaacctacccaaatgggtatacctgtttcaatcgcaaacccttgtgtcgtcgtgcactttcgttttcagcctcgcgcggacaccacacttcattcggtttacagtttcgaagtgcacaactcaatacccccaaagcagcactccatttttagacacctttcttatgtggacaagttcattttaaaatcctcttctatagtcgacaaacttatatatatataattaacatttttacccgtttgGGAGATTTTCACctatgttttgtactgccgacgggtgaaactgttaattataatataagaatgtcgaaccagagatggtagacacgttcgtcagaaacaggtatacccatttgggtagattttatttctgacttcaacatcgaagagtggacgggtaaaaatgttaatattgccaacATATGTTTTACCGATATGTTACAGAATGTCGTGGATCATATACACTACATCAACCTGAGTTTCAGTTTAAGTTTAAATTTCTCAAGAATGCgacactgtgtttggacaaatccatttaagctacaccacatctgccaggtaggtacctgaccagcagcatgacccaacatgATTTGTCAGGTCTTGAGCAATGAGTCATTCAGCGcatgaatttttgtgtgtgcacctatcagagtggatttctgctccAGAATTTTGTGagtggacaacactcttgttgctatgggttcttttgcaGTGTGCTaattgtgtgctgcacacaggaccttggtttatcgtctcatctgaatgattagatgctcagttgattttccagtcaaacttgggagaaagggcgagagtgggattctaACCCAGACTCTCACTgactctatattggcagatgagcatcttagcACCAAGCAGAATATCACCATATGTTGTGCTCAAATATATCCACCCTGTTCTTTTACTGAATTTTTAAACTTGTAAAAAAATACGAAACAGTTTTATGCACAGAGCACAGTCATATAATTGTCAATCTGGAATTGTTACAAAAAGTAGTGCAGTAATTACAGGTTACATCTGGGGTATTCCATTCATttgatttattttaatttataATCTGGTTTAATTTATACTATAGTATAGCAACAATTTCTACTGATCTAGTATTCTACATAAGCTTAACGGTTTCCATGGGCAACGAagaggagagtttcagtttcagtttcagtagctcaaggaggcgtcactgcgttcggacaaagccatatacgctacatcacatctgccaagcagatgcctgaccagcagcgtaacccaacgcgcttagtcaggccttgagaaaaaaaacaacaaaaaaccccaaaaaaacaaaaacaaaaaaaacaacaaacaaacaaacaaacaaaaaaccgggggaataaataatagataagcttgcataaataaataaataaataataattataatatagaaaaaggtagtagtaataatattagtaatactaataaaatgataataataaaacataaataaataaataaataaataagacaacaatggtgataaataagcgaataaatgtaaaatatgaagacacacattcacacatacacccacacatgcataacagaaatgcaccaaacatgcagtttcacatatatgaaagcacagtcagatacatataaacgtacatgagctccaacacacacacacacacacacacacacgcattaccatGCACCtcatctacccccctcctccacacactcatttctagtctaagtatcgcagcctccacggcacaaacacacactcacagagatgaacacttacttgtacaagcacatatgaaagcacagtcaaatacatataaacgtacatgagctccaacacacacacacacacacacacattaccttgcacctcctctaccccctcctccacacactcatttctagtctacgtatcgcagcttccacggcacacacacaaacacacactcacagagatgaacacttacttgtgaGAAACAAACTACAAGAACCAGGTTAGCATATGGAAATAATTCAAAACTATGTAACGTACCTTCAACTGAAATGtaatatattttgaaaaataaatgttAATGAGTGCTAatcagtgacagaataatcaacaatTGATTATGGTCACACTATGGACGGAAGGATGATAACTCAAAACAAATATGATAACTCAAAACAAACATACGGAAACTCAAAACAAACATACCGTTCTTGCGCCGGTCTTACCACGCAGGTAGTCTTGAATAGCGGCGCAGTCGGAGCGCTCATCAATTTCTGTGGCTTCGTAATCATCCACTTTGATAGTGCCGTCCTTTATGTACTTCTGGAAAACTGCTTTCGCCTTCATGCAGGATGGGCACGTCGATTTGGAAAAGATCATGATTTTCTTTCCGGCGATTTTGCTGTCTACAAACGTGGACATTCTGGAAGAGTATTTTCGAAGCAAACGTGAAGCTTTTAATATGGAGAAATTGTCTGTCGAGGGCAAGCTGAAACAGGTGCGCCGTGACCAAGCAAAAAAACGGTGCTAAATTTACCACCTGAGTCAGATTACTTTAATTATACTTCTTTCACGAAGGTGAAGGGTCGGGGTCACGTCATTGACACTTGTATCTCTAGTGTCTATGGTCACGTGAAATGTTCTCGGTGTAAAACGTCATTGATCAGCGCGCAGGCCAAACTCCGCGGTTGCAAAAGTGTGGAAACTATTTGGAAATGACAGTTGAGCATTGGAGTGTTCCGCGGCCAtattggatcttgcgcatgcttATCGAACCTTAACTCGAAATTCGAGCTTTGCCAAAGCGatcgacatagacaaaagcatcagacatgtgctgtcctccatttcttcagtcgaCAGCCTCCACTGCAACAACCAAACTATGGTCAGTGACGTGCcatcgcatacacacataaaaatgagcacaaaattgaaaaaagaagccAGCTGTTTCgcatgttctgcctctctcgatatagcctttgttgctcgaaatttcggagagccaatcagctTCGAGAGCTCAGATCATGTGACGtacctctataagtcatgtaagcacagAACTTTCCAGCGGTCCGTTCCCTCGTGTTTCATCCGAAACAGCATATAAAAGCCATACTCAttataacacccacccaccccactccaccgccccccccaccccccacccccacacacacaagacaacaacagaatcacagaaatgtttggctataggctaaaagccttttgctctcgtaatcagtgtccatttatgtgcttttggatcacttgttgtgaacaaacccttgtttaaatctggcatagtgtatactatatttatctacagctcagtaaagatttaactctgtggaaaatacatgttTCTTAAACTTTTTgccaatgtgatttttgaaggcgtttaccgatggtgcattgatggtgtcataggaaaggttattccacatatttatgatacggttagtaaagaacttgcgtaactggttagttacgaaattagttttgtttattttgaagttgtgacCTCGAGTTTtgtcgtagttagccatagtaaacaatgaAGAGGTAGTGCAAGGAtaataaatattgtgcatgatcttatatacttcaatgagatcacctcttaatcttctaaactcaaggctaggcatattaaaaagagccaggtgctcctcataactaagatcacgagtactaatagtattactggttatacacttggtaaatctgcgttgaactccttcaatcatatttatgtgctttttaaggtaagggcaccatactgagtttccatattcaataatgggtctaaccagagctttgaacaatggaatcataatttcgggagatttattagttatagttctcacaagaagaccagaaatttgattcccctttttcactatattatttatatgtgcctcaaagcttagttctgggtccatcgtgatccctaaatctctttccgctgttgtactatccattgttcgagttacccccttttcctgtatcgtgtactgatactgtggattattctttccaaggtgcagaactttgcatttctcgctgttaaattgcaacagccaagtatttgtccatttaaccagattatgtatacacatttgcaagtgatctctgtcttctatatttcggatggcagagtaagccttggtgtcgtctgcaaaaatttttactttacaatctacctcaccaggcatatcatttataaagtatatgaacaaggttgggccaagaacactaccttgtggtacaccactagttaccttaacctttgatgatttactactatttacacttacaaactgtgatcttccatttagaaaatctctgatccacaatagtagcttgccttttatcccatagcctcctagtttattcatgagtctgtgatggggaactgtatcaaaagctttccttagatcaaggtagactgcatcgactggtaccttctcatctagcatgactaaccaatcttgtaatgtaacaagtagttgtgtaacacacgagcgccctctggtaaatccaaactgttctctagataacagatcatgtttggttaaatgttggcagagagcgtctcgaataaaaccctcaaaaactttacagacaactgatgttagactaactggacgatagttacccgcagaatttttgttacctttcttaaagataggatgtacttctgcttctttccaagcttttggtaTTTCACCCTTATCTAGTGTTCTATCAAACAAGATCTTAAGTGGGTGAGCAATAACTTCAGCAAGCTCCATTAATACTCATGGGTGTATCTCATCAGGTCCTGGGGACTTTGATGGGTTTAGGCTCTTTAgagcttttttcatctgttcaactGTGACCTCCACGTTGGAAATTTCAGTAACCTCTGTCTTACATGAAAACTCTGGGACATTTACGTTACTCTCCTCGgtaaaaacactagcaaaaaatctgtttagcacagctgctttttctgAGTCATTTTGTGTTAAGGTACCATCTTCCTTTATTAGATTAGCAATTTGTTCTCTTGGCAGAGTTTTACTTGCAACATAACGGAAGAATCCTTTTGGATTATGCTTAGATTCTTTAGCTAATTTAGTTTCCTTAGCTTTCACGTTTTTTCTTGACTCCCATGTTACCTGGTTTCTAGCACGTGCATACATTTTATAGTTCTCACTAGTGGgatatttcttatattttttaaaggctctacgcttttgatgaattttatctaaaagtgactggggaatgggatcacgtctttgtttattggagggtccttgtttgaatgatttttttggaataaatttgttcatggactttattattacatcatgaatAAGTTCCCAGGTTTCATCCACAGATGTCTCATTTTTCAAAAGGTCATCCCAGTTTATCTCACCTACGTAATGCTTCATGCCTTCATAATCTCCTTTATCTAGTTGATATTTCACAGAGTGACCAGATGGATGTTCCCACTTGATCTGAACATCAAAGTAGAGGGCAGAATGGTGGCTCTTCCCTAGAGGGGGCCAGTAATCCAAAGTGTAGACGTTTTCATAAGAGTTAGTAAACAACAGATCTAGCACATTAGGTTTTTGTAAACCTCTGTAATGAGTGGGCTCGGAAGCCATTTGTACAATGTAATTTTGTTGAACACAATCCAAAAATTTCGTAGCTGGGTGGTCCTCATTTTTACAACTTATCACATTTTGCCAGTCAAtttctggataattaaaatctccagagacaataaccttgtttttaaaactgttaaATACATAGTTTATTAGTTTAATTACACTAGCATGATCCTCATAATCTGAGTTGGGGGATCTGTACACTACACCAAAAATGATGTGCTCGTTACTACCAGGTAATGATATTTTACAAAAAATTGAAGGAGAAAAGATCCTTTCAATTTCTACAATCCTGGACACCTCCCACCGTTCCCGCACGAACAGACTGACACCTCttcccttgttgtttgtaaaaccTGTATAACCAGGAAGTACAAAATTTTCAATTTTAACCTTGGAGTTTTTTGGTAATACTTCAGTTAAAGCAATAATATCAAAGTTGTGTATGTTACAGAATAGTCCCAGTTCATTTAGTTTGTTTGTCAGCATGTCAGCGTTTGCATAATAACATTTCAGAGAAGAAAACTTAATTGTTTGCTGGTCTATGTACAAAACACGTATTTACATTGTTCTTTGTTCCCTCGGCACTGGGAAGTCAAATTTGGGCAGGGCTACTTGCCACTGCTCCTCCCGCTTCTTCCCTCGCCGCTAAGTTCCCGTCCCTTCCGCTCTTGATTAAAGCATCTCTTTCAGCACGAGACATCACATCACCTTTATGCCAGACCACATCCTCTCCATTGTCTTTCCGCTGTTTGAACTCATCTCTCAACTttatcttcttgtctttctttctgagtcTTGTCAGCAGCAATGCCAACAGACTTGTATGAGTCATGCTCTCTCAGTTTCCTGGCATTTCTCAGGATGTGTGTTTTGCATGCGGTATTAGTCAGAATGACCTtgatgggtctgggtctggggttGGGATCACTTTGAGTTTGTTCCCTTTTTCTGCCGAGTCGGATGATGCCATTCGTAGCCACTTTGCTACTGTCAAACTCTGGACTTACATGTGTAAGGATTTCTGAGATCTGCTTTGCATCATGCACAGCTGTGTCTCCATATGCCTTGCTCTCACACTTTTACATTGAACAGCACAATGttgttcttcctttcctccttttcgTGCTGCTCATCGAGGTACTCTTTGACCTGCACCCGGATCTGATTTTCTATTCTGTCCTCCTTTTGCAGCAGCTTCAGGATTGCCTGGTTCTGCTGTTGGAGGGTTTTGACAATTTCAAAGAGTGCCTCCAGCTTTGCCCCCTGCTCTGCTATTCTGTCTCCAGGAGTGACATTTTTGCACTCTACCTCACAGAGGCTGCAGAACCATTTGAAACTTGTCGGTTTGGCAGTTTCCAGGAAGTCGTACTCTGAGGGAGACACCTCAGTACACCCGAGATGGACCCATCCACTACACCTGTCACATTTAATAGATCTGGCGTTTTTGCCAATTATTTTCGTGCAGATGCGGCATGGGGTGGGTACATCATCATCGTCCAGGTATACTATAGGGGAGGTGGTGCCGGATGAATGGCACTCAGCTGCAGAGCTCCCGCTCTTTGAGCGAGTCTTATCTCCAACTTTGGTCCAGTGTGCCTGACTGGCCGAAGGTGCCTTGGCACTGGCTAAAGGGCTACCATCATAACTTTTGTTACGTACTCCCTTGTTTCTGgtgttaaccatcttgaaattttGATTTTCACACACTCAGTCCCTTGGGATAAAGCAAGTTAAACTCAGATAAGATGAACAAATAGACCACTCACCTTTATTTAGTTTCCAACAAATTGAAGAAAGTTTTTGCCAGGAAGGATagtcaaaataaagaaaaatgaaaagcagTGCAATAACAAAAAGTGGTTATTTAAGAGAATGGTGAGAGTAGTCGTGTCTCTGTTAAGTGTATGTCAACTTTCACTTGTGTAAAGCTTGGCTGACACAACGTGATCGAGTTCACTCAAGTCATCCACCACACAAACTAGCTGTAAGAGCCACTCAATGGGCTTATTTCACCCTTTCTGCTAAGACCAGTTTTTTTTACACCACAAAAATAATATCTAAATAATTTGATGCCCAAACAATTAGAGAAAATGAGTGAAATAGGGTGAAAAACTGAAGCGGTAATTCAGTACACGTCCGCCATCATATCAAGGGCAGTCACAAAGGGGaactgccccccctgcccccacccgccttcaaaacaacaacaacaaacattgagCTCTATTCAACTCTGTGAAAAAACcccactctctccttcactcaaacgattatctgccaatacagtgttcacgATGACCTGCCAGGATTTGAA is a window of Babylonia areolata isolate BAREFJ2019XMU chromosome 22, ASM4173473v1, whole genome shotgun sequence DNA encoding:
- the LOC143296934 gene encoding uncharacterized protein LOC143296934; protein product: MSTFVDSKIAGKKIMIFSKSTCPSCMKAKAVFQKYIKDGTIKVDDYEATEIDERSDCAAIQDYLRGKTGARTVPRVFVNEKFIGGGDDVVSLDRSGKLAPLLKA